The following coding sequences lie in one Zingiber officinale cultivar Zhangliang chromosome 2B, Zo_v1.1, whole genome shotgun sequence genomic window:
- the LOC122049577 gene encoding non-specific lipid transfer protein GPI-anchored 1-like — MMCASSSWLLLLLLLCVVVAAAADNSLQQQCTESTSSLTPCMDYGSGSSDRPNSDCCDTVRNIRGTNPVCLCYAVQQTHNCSSPWSTLGLKVERLLMLAGACNLDNSNASNCNALLNLSPTSPDYSIFTNTTQASNSSCDVSVSPSKASMHQINICVTFAIGLAMATFLS; from the exons ATGATGTGTGCTAGTAGCAGCTGGCTTCTCCTGCTCCTCCTCCTGTGCGTTGTGGTGGCGGCGGCCGCCGATAATTCGCTGCAGCAGCAGTGCACGGAGAGCACCAGCAGCCTGACCCCCTGCATGGACTATGGCAGCGGCAGCAGCGACCGACCCAACAGCGACTGCTGCGACACCGTGAGGAACATCCGGGGCACAAACCCCGTCTGCCTCTGCTACGCCGTACAGCAGACGCACAACTGCTCCTCCCCCTGGAGCACCTTAGGGCTCAAGGTCGAACGCCTGCTCATGCTGGCCGGTGCTTGCAACCTCGACAACTCCAACGCTAGCAATTGTAACG CTCTCCTTAATTTATCTCCAACCTCTCCGGATTACTCCATATTCACAAACACTACACAAG CCTCTAATAGCTCTTGCGATGTGTCAGTGTCACCGTCAAAAGCATCGATGCACCAGATCAACATTTGTGTCACTTTTGCAATTGGTTTAGCCATGGCCACCTTCTTATCTTAG